From a single Seriola aureovittata isolate HTS-2021-v1 ecotype China chromosome 18, ASM2101889v1, whole genome shotgun sequence genomic region:
- the smad4a gene encoding mothers against decapentaplegic homolog 4a translates to MSITNTPTSNDACLSIVHSLMCHRQGGESESFAKRAIESLVKKLKEKKDELDSLITAITTNGAHPSKCVTIQRTLDGRLQVAGRKGFPHVVYARLWRWPDLHKNELKHVKYCQYAFDLKCDNVCVNPYHYERVVSPGIDLSGLTLSSSGPLLVKDEYDYDNQQSHSSSESHLQTIQHPPSRPGPQEAFSSPALLPPTEGSSSASTSAFSTISAGPSNPTPNWSRSSSFTPTVPQHQNGHLQHHPPMPHTGHYWPVTNEIAFQPPISNHPAPEYWCSIAYFEMDVQVGETFKVPSTCPIVTVDGYVDPSGGDRFCLGQLSNVHRTENIERARLHIGKGVQLECKGEGDVWVRCLSDHAVFVQSYYLDREAGRAPGDAVHKIYPSAYIKVFDLRQCHRQMQQQAATAQAAAAAQAAAVAGNIPGPGSVGGIAPAISLSAAAGIGVDDLRRLCILRMSFVKGWGPDYPRQSIKETPCWIEIHLHRALQLLDEVLHTMPIADPQPLD, encoded by the exons ATGTCAATCACAAACACTCCCACAAGTAATGATGCCTGCCTGAGCATTGTGCATAGCTTGATGTGCCACcgacagggaggagagagtgaaagttTTGCTAAACGTGCGATTGAGAGTCTTGTCAAGaagctgaaggagaagaaagatgaGCTGGATTCCCTTATTACAGCCATCACTACGAATGGAGCACATCCAAGCAAGTGTGTAACCATACAGCGAACTTTGGACGGTCGCCTACAG GTTGCAGGGCGTAAAGGTTTTCCCCATGTTGTCTATGCAAGACTGTGGCGATGGCCTGATCTACACAAGAATGAATTAAAACATGTGAAATATTGCCAATATGCCTTTGACCTGAAATGTGACAATGTTTGTGTCAACCCATACCACTACGAAAGGGTTGTCTCTCCAGGCATTG ATTTGTCAGGACTGACCCTTTCAAGTTCAG GTCCACTCTTGGTAAAGGATGAATATGACTATGATAACCAGCAATCTCACTCCAGCTCTGAAAGCCACCTGCAGACTATCCAGCATCCACCATCAAGGCCTGGTCCACAAGAGGCCTTCAGCAGCCCAGCTCTACTCCCTCCGACGGAGGGAAGTAGTTCAGCTTCAACCTCTGCGTTTTCTACCATCAGTGCTGGACCCTCAA ATCCTACCCCCAactggagcaggagcagcagcttcacCCCCACGGTGCCTCAACACCAGAATGGGCATCTACAGCATCATCCACCCATGCCGCACACAGGGCATTACT GGCCTGTTACCAATGAAATTGCGTTCCAGCCCCCCATATCCAATCACCCTG CTCCAGAATACTGGTGCTCCATTGCTTACTTTGAGATGGATGTCCAGGTTGGGGAGACGTTTAAGGTGCCATCCACATGTCCGATAGTGACTGTGGATGGCTATGTGGATCCATCAGGAGGGGATCGCTTCTGCCTGGGCCAGCTGAGCAATGTTCACAGGACAGAGAACATAGAAAGAGCCAG GCTCCACATTGGTAAAGGTGTGCAGCTGGAGTGCAAAGGTGAAGGAGATGTCTGGGTGCGCTGTTTGAGTGATCATGCAGTGTTTGTTCAGAGCTATTATTTGGATCGAGAGGCTGGACGTGCTCCTGGAGATGCAGTACACAAGATCTACCCCAGCGCTTACATCAAG GTGTTTGACTTGCGTCAGTGCCACAggcagatgcagcagcaggcGGCAACAGCtcaggcagcagctgcagctcaggcAGCAGCGGTGGCTGGGAACATTCCTGGACCTGGATCTGTGGGAGGCATCGCCCCAGCCATCA gtttgtctgctgctgcaggcatCGGGGTTGATGACCTGCGCAGGCTTTGCATCCTGCGGATGAGCTTCGTGAAAGGCTGGGGGCCCGACTACCCACGGCAAAGCATTAAAGAAACGCCCTGCTGGATTGAAATCCATTTACACCGAGCTCTACAGCTACTGGATGAAGTTCTGCACACCATGCCCATAGCTGACCCTCAACCTCTTGACTGA
- the LOC130186745 gene encoding bone morphogenetic protein 10-like, translating into MTASVFSNLGFIRSLNGLLLVLTGLSLSSPIRSPENHHRASVGRDVGDNPLLDAQDFLSQFLSTLNLTELGPQPRPLAASKEPPEYMLELFNRFANDRTSVPSANMVRSFKNEDSSPYSVTARGVRIHPLLFNISMPHHEHITIAELRLFTLVRRAQRPYSGLDCKVTIYNIHEGVVWTKEVGKEGRRRDREEVVEMRDLEELVTKHIHAKDNSWVSFDLTHVVTLWRKSGCATHRLEVHIACLGSEEEGATQEVTEEGESLVEIDVDRSLEGKHNAVMIVFSDDQSKDHKQDKQELNHMIEHENDLPENMGRSQQAFWGHVDHNAGHANQDELDKQSLMQLQSNLIYDTPPRIRRNVKSEPCKRTPLFVDFKDIGWDTWIIQPLGYEAYECNGVCNPPMTSEVSPTKHAIVQTLLSVKSPERASRACCVPTKLEPISLLYHDNGVITFNHKYEGMVVAECGCR; encoded by the exons ATGACCGCTTCAGTCTTCTCCAACCTTGGGTTTATCCGCTCTCTGAATGGCCTACTTCTGGTGTTGACTGGTTTGAGCTTGAGCAGTCCCATCAGGTCTCCTGAGAACCATCACAGGGCATCAGTCGGGAGGGATGTAGGTGATAATCCGCTTCTTGATGCGCAGGACTTTCTGAGCCAATTTCTGTCCACACTGAACCTTACAGAGCTGGGGCCCCAGCCCAGGCCCCTCGCTGCCAGTAAGGAGCCACCAGAGTACATGTTGGAGCTGTTCAACCGATTTGCTAATGACCGCACTTCTGTGCCCTCAGCCAACATGGTGCGCAGCTTCAAGAATGAAG attCCTCCCCCTACAGTGTAACTGCCAGGGGTGTAAGGATACATCCCCTGCTCTTCAACATCTCCATGCCCCACCATGAGCACATAACAATAGCTGAGCTTCGCCTTTTCACCCTGGTCCGGAGGGCCCAAAGACCATACTCTGGCCTTGACTGCAAGGTGACCATTTACAATATACATGAGGGCGTTGTTTGGACAAAAGAGGTGGGGAAagaagggagaaggagggatagagaggaggtggtggagatgAGGGATCTGGAGGAACTGGTGACAAAGCATATCCATGCCAAAGATAACAGCTGGGTGTCGTTTGACCTGACTCATGTGGTTACGCTCTGGCGGAAATCAGGGTGTGCAACTCACAGACTGGAGGTTCACATTGCCTGCCTGGggtcagaggaggaaggggCCACACAAGAGGTCACAGAGGAGGGCGAAAGTTTGGTTGAGATTGATGTCGACAGGAGcttggagggaaaacacaatGCAGTGATGATTGTATTCTCAGATGATCAGAGCAAAGACCACAAACAGGATAAACAAGAGCTCAACCACATGATTGAACATGAGAATGACCTTCCTGAAAACATGGGCCGGAGCCAACAAGCTTTCTGGGGGCACGTTGATCACAACGCTGGCCATGCAAACCAGGACGAGCTGGACAAACAGTCCCTCATGCAACTGCAGTCCAACCTTATCTATGACACACCCCCCCGAATCCGTCGCAATGTTAAGAGCGAGCCATGCAAGAGGACCCCACTCTTTGTGGATTTTAAAGACATTGGCTGGGATACGTGGATCATCCAGCCTCTGGGCTATGAGGCGTACGAGTGCAACGGCGTGTGCAACCCACCTATGACCTCCGAGGTCTCGCCTACCAAACACGCCATAGTGCAGACTCTGCTGAGTGTTAAGAGTCCAGAGAGAGCATCGCGTGCCTGCTGTGTGCCCACTAAGTTGGAGCCGATCTCACTCCTTTATCATGATAATGGGGTGATCACTTTCAACCACAAGTATGAGGGGATGGTGGTGGCAGAGTGTGGATGCAGATAG